The Longimicrobium sp. region TGTACTGCTTCAGCGGTTCCCGAACAAATCGCCTGCTCGTGAGAGTTACACCTTCGCCGGTGATCACGCCGCTGCTTTGATCGGCTCCTTCCGGCGCCGCTCTCGTTCGCGGCGGCCCTGCTCAAGCTTCTCCCTCCGCTCCGCGAAGCGCCGGTCAGGGTCGCCGCGATAGTACTCCGCCGGCGGCAGATATCCCAGGCCCGCGTGCAGCCGGTTGTTGTTGTAGTGCTCCACCCAGCGGCCGATGAGCTCGCGTGCCTTGCCCAAGTTGTTGAGGTCATCCGCGGCCAGCGCCTCGCGCGTGCTGCGGTGGAAGCGCTCCAGCGTCCCGTTCGACTCCGGGTGATAAGTCCGGATCCGGATATGCTCCAGCTCGAAGCGCTTCACCAGGTCCTTGAACTCGCCCGCCGTGAACTGCGACCCGTTGTCGCTCACCACCTGCGGCCTGGCGCCCGTGCGCTCCAGCGCCTCCTGGAGCACCAGCCGCACGTCGGCGGCCCGCATGGAGGTCAGCAACTCCCAATGCACCACGTACCGGCTGTAGCCGTCCAGCACCGTCACGAGGAAATACCAGGTACCCTCCACGCGCAGGTACATGATGTCCGTGTGCCAGCGCTCGTGGGGCCGCACGGGCCTCGGCGGCGGCTCGCCCACGCCCCGGCCGCGCTTCCAGCGGTACAACAGGTCCGCATCGTTCAGGATGCGGTACACGCTCGATGGGCTCACGTACGCGACATCCTCGTCCACCATCTGCCACGCGAGCCTGCGGTAGCCGTCCTTCGGGCGCGCCAGGGCGTAGCGGATCACCGCCTGCTTCTCCTCGTCGAGAATCCCCCCTGATGACGCAGTTGCCGTGGATCGGTCCGCCAGGCAGTCGGCGGCCGCGCGCCGCGCCCACTCGTAGTAGCGCCCCTTTGACAGCCCCAGGCACTTGAGCACTCGCCCGACCGTCCAGCCGGTCCGGGTCGTCGCCCGCTCAACCAGCGCCAGCACGGACGCCTTCTCTTCCGCGGAGAAGCGCGTGCGGCCACCGAGGTTCAGAGACTTTTTTTTAGCCCAAGATTCTCCTCCACCACCTCGGCAATCACCCGGCTCTTGCGCGCCAGCTCTGCCCTCAGGCGCTCGATCTCCCGATCCTTCGCATCCGAATCACGCCGCGGTGCGCCGTTGAACGCTTGCCGCAGCGCGTCCTTCGCCTGTCGCTCCCAGCGGTAAAACGTGGTCGCATCCAGATGGTGGCGGCGCAGCACCTCCGCCACGGTGGTACCCGGCTGGCGCGCCTCTTCCAGGATCTTCAACTTCTCATCCGCCGTGTGCTGCCGCCCCTTGGGCATCGTACTTTCCCCTTGCTCGTGGTCCCGGCCACTCGCCGGTCGAGGGGAAAGTGTAACTCTCAAGCGTTTGCGGAAAGTTCGATTTCCGCTGAACCAATACAAGGGGTTCTCCGCGGCTTGCAGTTCCCTCTGTGTTCTCTGTGTGATGCTGTTTCCCCCGCTCTATCAGCCGGGGAACTGGATCTCCGCGGCAACAGAGCGGCGGTGCTCGCGTATCCATGCAGCGGCAAGCTCCAGGATCGCACGCGATTGCGATACCGCATCCCGGACTTCCTCGTCGGTGGCGCGCTTCGCCCAGCCGTACTCGATCTGGATACGGTCCATTCTGCGTTCCTGGAACTCCTGGAGGAGGGGTTCGAGGGCGCCCTGGACCAGGAAACCCGCGGCGGCGAGCGTCACCTCGTGATGATTATTGGCGCGCACGCGCAGGTCCGCGGCTCGAACCACGGCCAGCGCCGCCGTGCGGCCCGCGTCGTACGCCGCCGTTAGCCGCCGGTTCGGTGTTCGAACTGAGAGGCAGGCGTCCTCGAGCGCATCCAGAGCGCCGACCCACAGGCCGATAACTTCCTCGTCCGGCGCGGGCTCGTCCACCAGGCGGCCTATGCCGCGGAGATTGTCGATCCTCTCGTTCACGAGAAAAGGGCCTCCGCGGGCGGAAGGCGGTCGGGGGAGCCGAGGAGCCAGAGCTTGGGGCCGTTCAGCGCGCTCGGCAGGAAGCTGGCGCCGGGCCGCACGTCGCGCCGGAAGGTGGGGGAGTCGTAGCGCTTCGCATCGATGGGACGGTCAAGGACGACGGAAGCGTCGAGCAGCGCCTTGCCTACGGCCCCATCCGGGATTCGGTCGCCGTACACGAAGAGGTCGATGTCGCTGTCCGGCCGCGCGTCTCCACGGGCGAAGGAGCCGAAGATGAACGCGGCTTCCAGGCCGGGAACGTCCGCCAGCACCGACTCCAGAATCAGCGCCGGCGCGTACTCCTGCACCAGCGAGGCCAACGCGGGCCACTGCGGATGCGAGTGGTTGCGCCCCACGAGCACGACCCGGCCCTCCCGGCTGCGCTCCAGGAGCCCCAGGCCGGCTAGCCGGTCGAGCTCGATCTGCAGCGACCTCTTCCCCGCCACACCGGTGCGCCGCCCCAGTGCGCGAACACTCAGGCGGGAACGCGGGTACACAACGAAGTGGACGAGGATGCGCGCTCGCGCGTCGGAGCCCAAAAGGCTCGCCAGGGGACTCGTTTGTTCCATTTCACCTCCTGCCCTGGAATATAGGGCATACGACGGAGCGGGCAACAGCCTTGCGGGGCCACGGGAGTGAGCTAGTATCCATGATTCGGCACAACCACCGGAAGGGCGCGGCTCGCGGCGCCCAAGGAGTGAGATGACTACATCATCCCCCCGACGGACTCTGGCGCTGCTGCTGGGCGCGGTGATCTGCGGCGGCGCTGCGCAGGCGGAGGCGCAGGGCCACTCGCACGGCGGGCAGCACACGCACGCGGCGGTGCCGGCGGACAGCGTGCACCGGCCGTGGACCGCGGCGGACGTGCACTTCATGTCGCACATGATCGGGCACCACGCGCAGGCCATCGAGATGGCGCGCTTGGCGCCCACGCACGGCGCCAACCCCACCGTGCGCCGGCTGGCCGAGCGCATCATCAACGCCCAGCAGGACGAGATCGCCACGATGCAGCAGTGGCTCCGCGACCGGAAGCAGCCGGTGCCGGAGGCGCGCGCGTCGGCCACGATGACGATGACCACGAACGGCGTCGAGCACCAGATGAAGATGCCTGGGATGCTCAGCGACGCGCAGATGAAGCAGCTGGACGAGGCGAGGGGACCGGAGTTCGACCGGCTCTTTCTCACCTTCATGATCCAGCACCACCGCGGCGCGGTCGCCATGGTGGAGGAGCTGTTCGGCACGCACGGCGCCGGGCAGGACGAGACGGTGTTCAAGTTCGCATCGGACGTGAACGTCGATCAGATCACCGAGATCGCGCGGATGCAGCAGATGCTGATCGCGATTCTCTTCGAAGGAGGCACCCCGTGAGCCAACCGATGTCCGTGCGCAGGTCCCTTTCGGCCCCTATCCAGGAAGACGCGATGCAATCACCGTCCCCCGCTCCGCGCGCCGCGCTGAAGCGGTCGCTCGTAGCCGCGCTGCTGTCGCTGGCGGCGCTTACCCCGGCGCTCGCCCAGAACGGCGGCCCCTCGACCGGGTCCGCCAACCGCGCGCCCATCGCCCCGTCGCCCGATCCGCGCGTGGGCCTTCGCGCCGGCCTGCACGACGCCGGCGAGGCGACGT contains the following coding sequences:
- a CDS encoding IS3 family transposase, which encodes MNLGGRTRFSAEEKASVLALVERATTRTGWTVGRVLKCLGLSKGRYYEWARRAAADCLADRSTATASSGGILDEEKQAVIRYALARPKDGYRRLAWQMVDEDVAYVSPSSVYRILNDADLLYRWKRGRGVGEPPPRPVRPHERWHTDIMYLRVEGTWYFLVTVLDGYSRYVVHWELLTSMRAADVRLVLQEALERTGARPQVVSDNGSQFTAGEFKDLVKRFELEHIRIRTYHPESNGTLERFHRSTREALAADDLNNLGKARELIGRWVEHYNNNRLHAGLGYLPPAEYYRGDPDRRFAERREKLEQGRRERERRRKEPIKAAA
- a CDS encoding transposase, with the translated sequence MPKGRQHTADEKLKILEEARQPGTTVAEVLRRHHLDATTFYRWERQAKDALRQAFNGAPRRDSDAKDREIERLRAELARKSRVIAEVVEENLGLKKSL
- a CDS encoding nucleotidyltransferase domain-containing protein, giving the protein MEQTSPLASLLGSDARARILVHFVVYPRSRLSVRALGRRTGVAGKRSLQIELDRLAGLGLLERSREGRVVLVGRNHSHPQWPALASLVQEYAPALILESVLADVPGLEAAFIFGSFARGDARPDSDIDLFVYGDRIPDGAVGKALLDASVVLDRPIDAKRYDSPTFRRDVRPGASFLPSALNGPKLWLLGSPDRLPPAEALFS
- a CDS encoding DUF305 domain-containing protein → MTTSSPRRTLALLLGAVICGGAAQAEAQGHSHGGQHTHAAVPADSVHRPWTAADVHFMSHMIGHHAQAIEMARLAPTHGANPTVRRLAERIINAQQDEIATMQQWLRDRKQPVPEARASATMTMTTNGVEHQMKMPGMLSDAQMKQLDEARGPEFDRLFLTFMIQHHRGAVAMVEELFGTHGAGQDETVFKFASDVNVDQITEIARMQQMLIAILFEGGTP